From one Phytohabitans houttuyneae genomic stretch:
- a CDS encoding reverse transcriptase family protein, which produces MRTDSPHLYRREGRRRGLSNEVIDRVEMASARLLAHGVAVVLTLGHLAWRSGAPYPYLRKVVERSIDPYHAFAINRRAGKNPRLISSPSPLLMDVQRWILARILDHVTPHPASYAYRRGVSIRMCAEQHLGARWLVKMDLHNFFHTIDERQVFKVFADLGYAPLLALELARLCTRRAWDGFPHPTRFQVRNHRHSVIPTYSADAIGFVPQGAPTSGAIANLAVRPLDEALAALGSAHRLVYTRYADDIVFSSAGAFDRRAAASLMHKARHEIAACGFAAHDKKTRLTPPGARRIVLGLLVDGDKVRLPSEMRSRIATHVHAAEKFGLREHQLSRGFTSVLGLARHVDGLLAFASDVDPAWTDDLRTRWRRTLLRDASALGAFEISDVYRQRDDGTTAAYTVAATPWDAL; this is translated from the coding sequence ATGCGCACCGACTCCCCTCACCTTTACCGTCGGGAAGGACGGCGGCGCGGCCTGTCCAACGAGGTCATCGACAGGGTCGAGATGGCCTCCGCGCGGCTGCTCGCTCATGGCGTCGCTGTGGTGTTGACGCTGGGCCACCTCGCATGGCGAAGCGGCGCGCCGTACCCGTACCTCCGGAAGGTCGTCGAAAGGTCTATCGACCCCTACCACGCCTTTGCGATCAACCGGCGCGCCGGCAAGAACCCGCGGCTCATCTCCTCGCCCAGCCCGTTGCTTATGGACGTGCAGCGATGGATCCTCGCGAGGATTCTGGACCACGTGACGCCGCATCCGGCCAGCTACGCCTACCGGCGCGGCGTATCGATCCGGATGTGCGCTGAGCAGCATCTCGGGGCGCGCTGGCTGGTCAAGATGGACCTGCACAACTTCTTCCACACGATCGACGAGCGCCAGGTCTTCAAGGTCTTCGCCGACCTCGGCTACGCACCCCTGCTGGCTCTCGAGCTAGCCCGGCTGTGCACCCGCCGAGCATGGGACGGATTTCCGCATCCCACGCGTTTCCAGGTCCGGAATCACCGGCACTCGGTCATCCCTACCTACTCCGCGGACGCGATCGGGTTCGTTCCCCAGGGTGCTCCGACCAGCGGCGCTATAGCGAACCTCGCAGTCCGGCCGCTGGACGAAGCGCTCGCCGCGCTCGGCTCAGCGCATCGGCTGGTCTACACGCGGTACGCCGACGACATCGTTTTCTCCAGCGCTGGAGCCTTCGACCGCCGCGCGGCGGCATCGCTGATGCACAAGGCCAGACACGAGATCGCTGCCTGCGGATTCGCGGCCCACGACAAGAAGACCCGTCTGACGCCACCCGGCGCGCGACGCATCGTCCTCGGCCTTCTCGTTGACGGCGACAAGGTGAGACTGCCGAGCGAAATGAGATCCAGAATCGCCACACACGTACACGCGGCGGAGAAGTTCGGCTTGCGAGAGCACCAACTTTCGAGAGGCTTCACATCGGTGTTGGGACTGGCCCGCCATGTCGACGGCCTACTCGCGTTCGCTTCGGACGTTGACCCCGCCTGGACGGACGACTTGCGCACGCGATGGCGCCGTACCCTCCTACGCGATGCCTCCGCGCTCGGAGCGTTCGAGATCTCCGACGTATACCGACAGCGAGACGACGGAACCACTGCCGCCTACACGGTCGCCGCAACACCGTGGGACGCTCTGTAG